One window from the genome of Patescibacteria group bacterium encodes:
- a CDS encoding four helix bundle suffix domain-containing protein yields the protein MANKKKEHPSNKHHTSDLIPPHGGYRKLKSYQTTEIICDGTAVFCEKFVPSYKRSEQMNGAARSGKQNIAEASQVSGTSKKSELKLINVARGSLEELLQDFLDYLRQNDLELWDKDSPQALAIRKLAYRKDKSYETYKTYLESDNPEVVANTLICLIHQANFLLDRQIKALENEFLEKGGFSERMYRKRTKHRKEQQKSDRKPKLRSLLLPFVLSVLSVLSFFPAAPEARAAAGVPKLLNFQGRLTDENDNLLDGTYYICFSIYDAESAGSKLWPAGDPSPTSVSVSNGVFSTQVGSADTLTLDFTDDTYYLNVYVNDSESCTTGGEDLTPRQQIASAGYAITASNLAGDGTNDVQIKNAGGDIDIDSATLTADFTSAFSIDGVGASNVTTDSGNLTLSTTTSGDILLDSAGNVGIGTTSPSQSLDLVGAMELEDTTTSTTGVVYKNGIRFIHNFQHPTGD from the coding sequence ATGGCAAATAAGAAAAAAGAACATCCGTCCAACAAGCACCATACGTCCGATCTTATCCCGCCCCACGGCGGGTATCGGAAGCTTAAGTCTTATCAAACCACGGAAATTATCTGCGATGGGACAGCGGTGTTTTGTGAAAAGTTTGTGCCCAGCTACAAGCGCAGTGAACAAATGAACGGTGCTGCACGCTCTGGAAAGCAAAACATAGCCGAAGCTTCACAAGTCTCCGGTACCAGCAAGAAAAGCGAGCTCAAGCTCATAAACGTTGCGCGCGGCAGTCTGGAAGAGCTTTTGCAAGACTTCCTAGACTACCTGCGCCAAAACGATCTTGAGCTCTGGGACAAGGATAGCCCGCAAGCCCTTGCGATACGCAAACTTGCGTATCGCAAGGATAAGTCTTATGAGACCTATAAGACCTATCTTGAAAGTGACAACCCAGAGGTCGTCGCAAACACCCTAATTTGCCTTATCCACCAGGCGAACTTTCTCTTAGACAGGCAAATTAAAGCGCTGGAAAACGAGTTTCTAGAAAAAGGTGGGTTCAGCGAACGCATGTACCGCAAGCGTACCAAACACCGCAAGGAGCAGCAAAAAAGCGACCGCAAGCCAAAGCTGCGGTCGCTTCTTTTGCCATTCGTCCTATCGGTCTTATCAGTCCTGTCTTTCTTTCCGGCTGCGCCGGAGGCGCGGGCGGCTGCCGGTGTACCAAAATTGCTGAATTTCCAAGGTCGCCTAACTGATGAAAACGACAACCTCCTGGACGGGACCTACTACATCTGTTTCTCAATCTACGATGCAGAATCCGCAGGGAGCAAGCTCTGGCCGGCCGGCGACCCCTCCCCTACCTCGGTATCTGTCTCCAATGGTGTGTTTAGCACTCAGGTTGGTTCTGCTGACACATTAACTCTTGATTTTACAGACGACACCTATTACCTAAATGTATATGTAAACGACAGCGAGTCCTGCACCACCGGTGGTGAGGACCTTACCCCCCGCCAGCAGATCGCCTCTGCTGGTTATGCTATCACCGCCTCCAACCTCGCCGGAGACGGGACTAACGATGTGCAAATAAAAAATGCCGGCGGGGACATTGATATAGACTCTGCTACACTAACCGCAGATTTCACCAGCGCGTTCTCCATTGACGGAGTCGGCGCTTCTAACGTAACCACAGACAGCGGGAATTTAACGCTTTCCACAACAACTTCCGGCGACATTCTCCTCGATTCCGCTGGCAACGTCGGCATTGGGACGACGAGTCCAAGCCAATCTCTAGATTTGGTTGGCGCTATGGAGTTAGAAGACACTACTACTTCTACCACTGGCGTTGTTTACAAAAACGGTATCCGCTTTATCCACAACTTCCAACATCCCACAGGTGATA
- a CDS encoding helix-turn-helix domain-containing protein — protein sequence METIVGKQGADELYEAWVKGTPIKELVEEFGITRQRIYQILNDYKGITKKDKMLRAVNKYSK from the coding sequence ATGGAAACCATTGTCGGAAAACAAGGTGCAGATGAACTATACGAAGCCTGGGTCAAGGGCACGCCAATTAAAGAGTTGGTTGAAGAGTTTGGAATAACCAGGCAAAGAATCTACCAAATCTTAAATGACTATAAAGGTATAACCAAAAAAGACAAGATGCTCAGAGCCGTAAATAAATACTCGAAATGA
- a CDS encoding four helix bundle protein, with protein MKTQEKIKSFTDLICWKKGHELVKETYSTTSNFPREERYALTSQLRRCVVSITSNIAEGFSRRSTKEKVWFLVMALGSLNELQNQLLVAKDVGYLEEDIFNKLDERSIEVSKLINGAIKSLEKNSEDT; from the coding sequence ATGAAAACCCAAGAAAAGATCAAAAGCTTTACAGACCTTATCTGCTGGAAGAAAGGACACGAACTGGTAAAGGAAACTTACAGTACCACAAGTAACTTCCCAAGAGAGGAGCGATACGCGCTTACAAGTCAGCTTAGAAGATGTGTGGTTTCAATTACCTCAAATATTGCTGAGGGTTTCTCACGAAGGTCTACAAAAGAAAAGGTTTGGTTTCTTGTTATGGCACTAGGCTCTTTAAACGAACTTCAAAATCAACTATTAGTAGCCAAAGACGTTGGTTATCTAGAAGAAGATATCTTTAATAAACTTGACGAACGCTCCATAGAGGTAAGCAAACTAATCAACGGAGCAATCAAAAGTTTAGAGAAAAATTCTGAAGATACTTAA